Proteins from a genomic interval of Caldanaerovirga acetigignens:
- the truD gene encoding tRNA pseudouridine(13) synthase TruD yields the protein MKLKVKPEDFVVKELADIKYSSDGPYRIYLLEKRHWNTMDALKFISRENQVPLSKIGSGGRKDRHALTSQYISVPKKYELKFERPNVKLTFLGFADDFVSPAILEGNYFEITLRKLKPEEEEKIKERLSEVEKFGYPNFFDDQRFGSVENPQEFLAERIIKKHYNGALKLYFTVIHPEDSKKEKERKREIDRLWGNWEAILPLCRTSVEKEIIRILMENSSKASLLAALNAIPKEELSMFFSAYQSFLWNLTLKKLLPNYVSELFEVKGKIMDYSFYRTLPDESLKFLKKMEIPTVSSRIPECLPEVKRAIEEVLAERGVKPSDFNLKKIRKSFFKSFMRPAIVFPEGLYASPFEEDDLYPGYKKVTLKFTLPPGSFATMLIKSLVS from the coding sequence TTGAAACTAAAAGTTAAACCCGAAGACTTTGTAGTAAAAGAACTTGCCGACATAAAGTACTCATCGGACGGGCCATACCGCATATACCTCCTCGAAAAAAGGCACTGGAACACTATGGACGCCCTAAAATTTATTTCCCGGGAAAACCAAGTGCCTCTTTCAAAAATAGGCTCGGGCGGCAGGAAGGACCGCCACGCTCTGACGAGCCAATATATATCGGTTCCGAAAAAGTACGAGCTCAAGTTCGAAAGGCCCAACGTAAAGCTCACCTTCCTGGGATTTGCCGACGACTTTGTATCCCCGGCGATACTCGAGGGCAATTACTTCGAGATAACGCTGAGGAAACTAAAACCTGAAGAGGAGGAAAAAATAAAAGAAAGGCTTTCCGAAGTGGAAAAGTTCGGCTACCCCAACTTCTTCGATGACCAGAGGTTCGGAAGCGTGGAAAACCCGCAGGAATTTCTGGCAGAGAGGATAATAAAAAAGCACTATAACGGTGCCTTGAAACTTTACTTCACAGTAATTCATCCGGAGGACTCCAAAAAAGAAAAGGAAAGGAAGCGAGAAATAGATAGGCTCTGGGGGAACTGGGAAGCGATCCTTCCCCTTTGCAGGACTTCTGTCGAGAAGGAAATAATTAGAATTCTCATGGAAAATTCAAGTAAAGCGAGCCTTTTGGCTGCCCTGAACGCCATCCCGAAAGAGGAACTTTCCATGTTCTTTTCCGCCTACCAGAGCTTCCTGTGGAATCTGACTTTAAAGAAACTTTTGCCAAACTATGTTTCCGAGCTCTTCGAAGTAAAAGGCAAGATAATGGACTATTCCTTTTACAGGACCCTTCCCGATGAGAGCTTAAAATTCCTCAAGAAAATGGAGATACCCACGGTCTCGTCCAGGATTCCGGAATGCCTGCCGGAGGTTAAAAGGGCCATCGAGGAAGTCCTAGCGGAAAGAGGAGTAAAGCCTTCGGACTTCAACCTGAAGAAGATAAGGAAGTCTTTCTTTAAGTCCTTCATGAGACCTGCCATAGTTTTCCCGGAAGGACTTTACGCCAGCCCCTTCGAAGAAGACGACCTTTACCCGGGCTACAAAAAGGTCACGCTGAAGTTCACGCTTCCCCCGGGCTCCTTTGCGACAATGCTAATAAAGTCTCTGGTGAGCTAA